A region from the Desulfomarina profundi genome encodes:
- a CDS encoding nitroreductase family protein has protein sequence MQNKSNILERRSIRRFLDKEIEQEKLDAILEAGRWAPSWGNLQCCELVVVQDAELKKSLSELLSPKNPGTPATAGAPIVVAVCGRPDKSGYYKGKQVTRYEHWFLYDLGLVSQNISLMAHELGLGSVIIGSFDHEKAEKLLRVPDGCELVSLIPVGYPDMAPKPPKRKTLEEFVHYNTFSDE, from the coding sequence ATGCAAAACAAAAGCAACATACTCGAACGCAGGAGCATAAGACGTTTTCTCGATAAGGAGATCGAGCAGGAGAAACTTGACGCCATCCTGGAGGCCGGGCGATGGGCACCCTCCTGGGGAAATCTGCAATGCTGTGAGCTTGTGGTTGTGCAGGACGCTGAATTGAAAAAATCACTGTCGGAACTGCTCTCCCCAAAAAATCCAGGAACTCCGGCAACGGCCGGGGCGCCCATTGTTGTTGCTGTATGCGGAAGACCCGATAAATCAGGATATTACAAGGGAAAACAGGTTACCAGGTATGAACACTGGTTTCTTTATGACCTCGGTCTGGTCAGCCAGAATATTTCACTCATGGCCCATGAGCTTGGTCTCGGCTCTGTTATCATCGGGTCTTTTGATCATGAAAAAGCAGAAAAGTTGCTTCGGGTTCCCGACGGCTGTGAGCTTGTCTCCCTGATCCCTGTCGGTTATCCGGATATGGCACCGAAACCGCCGAAAAGAAAGACATTGGAGGAGTTTGTCCATTACAATACCTTTTCTGATGAGTAA
- a CDS encoding M24 family metallopeptidase, which translates to MNSKETKVAPAREIAARIGRLQNAMAGKDVDGVLIQQKSDLFYFAATGQQSYLYVPVEGQPLFMVVKDFERAKMESPIENIVSLTSVKNIPQCLADFGLTPPERLGLELDVLPVNLYLQQQKIFSRSESVDISLEIRLIRGVKSPFEIEKIRLSCQLSDKLAQRMSELLEPGKKEVELAGELEAYARKLGHQGIVRMRMWGGELFYGHLLSGPGAAVSSYLASPTGGKGVSPFVAQGAGHNIIGMNEPVLFDYVFAVDGYLSDHARIFSIGKVSDKILDAHKAMLEIQGEIIEKAKPGAVTGELYETMVSMARKLGYGEHFMGVGERRIRFTGHGVGLELDEFPFIAKGQQLPLEKGMIIALEPKTIFPGVGVAGIENTHLVTENGLEPLTLFSDEISEVRCA; encoded by the coding sequence ATGAACAGTAAGGAAACAAAGGTCGCTCCGGCCAGGGAGATTGCGGCAAGAATTGGCAGGCTTCAGAATGCCATGGCTGGAAAAGATGTAGACGGAGTTCTGATTCAGCAGAAAAGTGATCTGTTTTATTTTGCTGCCACCGGACAGCAGAGCTATCTCTATGTTCCGGTTGAGGGGCAACCTCTTTTCATGGTTGTAAAGGATTTCGAGCGGGCGAAAATGGAATCACCCATTGAAAATATTGTTTCCCTGACAAGCGTAAAAAATATCCCGCAATGTCTTGCGGATTTCGGCCTGACGCCCCCCGAAAGACTGGGGCTGGAGCTTGATGTTCTGCCTGTAAATCTCTATCTTCAGCAACAGAAGATTTTCAGCCGGAGTGAATCAGTCGATATTTCATTGGAGATTCGCCTTATTCGAGGAGTCAAATCTCCCTTTGAAATTGAAAAAATCCGCCTGTCCTGCCAATTATCGGACAAATTGGCCCAACGGATGTCTGAATTGCTGGAACCTGGAAAAAAAGAAGTTGAACTGGCAGGGGAACTGGAGGCGTATGCCAGAAAATTAGGCCACCAGGGAATTGTCCGTATGCGGATGTGGGGGGGAGAACTCTTCTACGGACATCTTCTCAGTGGCCCCGGGGCAGCTGTCTCCAGTTACCTTGCCTCTCCCACGGGGGGCAAGGGTGTAAGTCCTTTTGTAGCCCAGGGTGCAGGGCATAATATCATTGGAATGAATGAACCGGTTCTGTTTGATTATGTCTTTGCTGTTGATGGATACCTCTCCGATCATGCAAGAATTTTTTCAATTGGCAAGGTTTCGGATAAAATCCTTGATGCCCATAAGGCAATGCTTGAAATCCAGGGTGAAATCATTGAAAAAGCCAAGCCGGGTGCTGTGACAGGAGAGCTGTATGAAACCATGGTTTCCATGGCCCGGAAACTTGGCTATGGTGAGCATTTCATGGGTGTGGGTGAAAGACGCATTCGTTTTACGGGACATGGCGTCGGGCTTGAACTTGATGAATTTCCCTTTATTGCCAAGGGTCAGCAACTCCCCCTGGAGAAGGGAATGATCATTGCACTTGAACCGAAAACAATTTTTCCAGGTGTTGGTGTTGCAGGAATCGAAAACACCCATCTGGTAACTGAAAATGGCCTTGAGCCACTGACCTTGTTTTCCGATGAAATAAGCGAGGTGAGGTGTGCATAA
- a CDS encoding acyl-CoA dehydrogenase family protein, translating into MYLDLTEEQKLIQETARDFAMTELEPVAGDLDKGGDDAIFYENLKKLAEVGFMGLNIKEEYGGAEAGVIAFSVAMTEIARACAATAVTVSVNNMVNEVIQALGTEEQKQQYITKICSGEYQAGAFALTEPGAGSDPASMTTTAVQDGDDWIINGSKIFITSGSCAGVFVVWAVTDPKAPKGKGISLFLVEQGTSGLVVGKREDKLGQHASATNEIIFQNCRIPGSALMGKLNDGFRVAVSELAGGRIGIGSLGLGLGLAAMDSATRYSLERKQFGRKISDFQAIQWKIADAYTELEAARLLLMNAAFKKEQGQKFAKEASMAKVFATEAANRACYEAMQILGGYGYTKDYPIERYSRDARITTIYEGTSEIQRLIISREILQSFS; encoded by the coding sequence ATGTATCTTGATCTGACTGAAGAACAAAAACTTATCCAGGAAACCGCTCGTGATTTTGCCATGACGGAACTTGAACCGGTCGCGGGAGATCTGGATAAAGGCGGGGACGATGCGATTTTTTATGAAAATCTCAAAAAACTCGCTGAAGTAGGCTTCATGGGCCTGAATATAAAGGAAGAATATGGTGGAGCGGAGGCGGGTGTCATAGCCTTCAGTGTTGCCATGACGGAAATAGCTCGTGCCTGTGCTGCCACTGCGGTTACAGTTTCTGTGAACAACATGGTCAATGAGGTTATCCAGGCCCTTGGAACTGAAGAACAGAAGCAACAGTATATCACAAAAATCTGCAGCGGTGAATATCAGGCGGGTGCCTTTGCTCTTACAGAACCCGGAGCGGGGTCTGATCCGGCGTCAATGACAACCACAGCCGTCCAAGACGGTGACGACTGGATTATCAATGGTTCCAAAATATTTATTACCTCAGGATCATGCGCCGGTGTCTTTGTCGTTTGGGCTGTGACGGATCCGAAGGCACCGAAAGGGAAGGGGATCAGCCTGTTTCTCGTGGAGCAGGGTACCAGTGGTCTTGTTGTAGGGAAAAGAGAGGATAAGCTGGGACAGCACGCCTCTGCCACCAACGAAATTATCTTTCAGAATTGTCGTATTCCGGGATCGGCCCTTATGGGAAAATTGAATGATGGTTTCCGGGTGGCGGTTTCTGAGCTTGCCGGAGGACGGATAGGAATTGGTTCCCTCGGTCTTGGGCTTGGCCTTGCAGCCATGGACAGTGCGACCCGATACTCTCTTGAACGAAAGCAGTTTGGTCGAAAAATCAGTGACTTTCAAGCTATTCAGTGGAAAATTGCCGATGCCTACACGGAGCTTGAAGCCGCACGGCTTTTGCTGATGAATGCCGCATTCAAGAAGGAACAGGGACAAAAGTTTGCAAAAGAGGCTTCCATGGCAAAAGTTTTTGCCACCGAAGCTGCGAACAGGGCCTGTTACGAGGCTATGCAGATCCTTGGCGGGTATGGCTATACAAAAGATTACCCCATTGAACGTTACTCCCGGGATGCTAGAATTACTACAATTTACGAAGGAACAAGTGAGATTCAGCGACTGATCATTTCACGGGAAATTCTCCAGTCCTTTTCCTGA
- a CDS encoding DUF6125 family protein — MFEEAQKAQELDHEETAEFVLELIQRIIVHHGLWFAEAKHQMGMEKALELLHTVTKKSYAIQMKHLAALLGFEMVGTVPEPLLKMAPEELKKLKERLAKNWLVNDGVWFQAIEFSESMNDAKRCNDSCWGQFSPYEASAIKKMLNLGEQPGLKGLKRALGFRVYESINEQSIVEESEESFVFQMNKCRVQNARNRKGLDDYPCKSGGLVEYTYFARAIDSRITTECIGCPPDDHPAEWFCAWRFSLKP, encoded by the coding sequence ATGTTTGAAGAAGCACAAAAAGCGCAGGAGCTTGACCATGAGGAAACGGCAGAGTTTGTTCTAGAACTCATCCAGAGAATTATTGTTCATCACGGCCTCTGGTTTGCCGAGGCAAAACACCAGATGGGTATGGAAAAGGCTCTGGAGCTTCTCCACACTGTGACCAAGAAAAGCTATGCTATTCAGATGAAACATCTGGCGGCTCTCCTTGGATTTGAAATGGTGGGAACTGTTCCTGAGCCTCTTTTGAAAATGGCACCGGAAGAGTTGAAGAAGTTGAAGGAACGATTGGCAAAAAACTGGCTTGTAAATGATGGTGTCTGGTTTCAGGCCATTGAGTTTTCCGAATCGATGAATGATGCCAAAAGGTGCAACGATTCCTGCTGGGGCCAGTTTTCTCCCTACGAGGCCTCTGCCATTAAGAAGATGTTAAACCTGGGAGAGCAACCTGGACTTAAGGGATTAAAAAGAGCACTCGGTTTCCGGGTTTATGAATCGATCAATGAGCAATCCATCGTTGAAGAAAGCGAAGAGAGTTTTGTCTTTCAGATGAACAAGTGTCGTGTACAGAATGCGCGTAACCGCAAGGGTCTGGACGATTATCCATGTAAATCCGGAGGACTTGTTGAATACACCTATTTTGCCAGGGCTATTGACAGCAGGATTACAACCGAGTGCATAGGCTGTCCTCCGGATGATCATCCTGCTGAGTGGTTTTGTGCCTGGAGATTTTCCCTGAAACCATGA
- a CDS encoding enoyl-CoA hydratase-related protein, whose product MSWKNIEKNVESGVATVSINRPKALNALNNETLVELLACFNSIAADREILVVILTGGGDKSFVAGADISFMEGLAPREAREFGKLGHEVLGVIENLRQPVIAAVNGFALGGGCELALACDMRIASDRAKFGQPEVNLGVIPGFGGTQRLPRLVGKGQANELLFSGKMIDAAEAERIGLVNRVVPHETLMGECRSLAEMICSRSPVAVQLCKDAVNNGIEMDLQRGCGYEVDLFSLCFTSGDQKEGMEAFLGKRKPEFTGK is encoded by the coding sequence ATGAGTTGGAAAAATATCGAAAAAAATGTTGAATCGGGAGTTGCAACTGTTTCAATCAATCGACCCAAGGCATTAAATGCGTTAAATAATGAAACCCTGGTCGAGCTGCTTGCCTGTTTCAATTCCATTGCGGCGGACCGTGAAATTCTGGTGGTGATTCTGACCGGTGGTGGGGATAAATCCTTTGTTGCCGGAGCAGATATCTCGTTTATGGAGGGGCTTGCCCCCAGAGAGGCTAGAGAGTTTGGCAAACTCGGTCACGAGGTTCTCGGAGTTATTGAAAATCTGCGTCAGCCGGTTATTGCCGCAGTAAACGGTTTTGCTCTCGGCGGGGGATGTGAGCTTGCCCTGGCATGTGATATGAGAATTGCCAGCGATAGAGCGAAATTCGGGCAGCCGGAAGTCAACCTGGGGGTTATTCCCGGTTTCGGCGGTACCCAGCGGTTGCCAAGACTGGTGGGGAAAGGGCAGGCCAATGAATTACTATTTTCGGGGAAAATGATTGATGCCGCGGAAGCAGAGAGAATTGGCCTGGTTAACAGGGTTGTTCCCCATGAAACTTTGATGGGTGAATGTCGCTCCCTGGCTGAAATGATCTGTTCCAGAAGTCCGGTTGCCGTGCAGTTGTGTAAAGATGCTGTCAACAACGGTATTGAAATGGACCTTCAGCGGGGTTGCGGCTATGAGGTCGATCTGTTCAGCCTCTGTTTCACCAGCGGTGACCAGAAAGAGGGGATGGAAGCATTCTTAGGAAAAAGAAAACCGGAATTCACCGGTAAATAA